In the genome of Aspergillus flavus chromosome 8, complete sequence, one region contains:
- a CDS encoding putative cytochrome P450, with the protein MAARLLSSVSLTDVVLLLSSVWIAVHLVLAAYNVYLHPLRRYPGPKLAAASQLLNVYHVLKGDNCKWTAQLHEKYGTVVRIGPNELSYISPSANQTIFGGRPKEDKVFEKNPVAYLQGNGDISNIFFARFHDHNRLRKLMAPAFSETAVREQEATIQGYTNQLIAALRNRSGQAAYPDAKGVVNIIPWLHFILFDVLTRLSFGDPIGCLDRADYHPWVSVIFKAIIHSTYTQAAHRLAPYQWILKHFIPNDMTANYEAHLEFTRKQLDQRQQVKEEPVARADFSSFMLKGMSPDELFDNVNIVITAGGETTASTISSSLYYLVHNPSSYERLTKEIRDTFSAEGEITLAAVAALPYLKAVIQEAMRIHPPVPIGLFRVAPAAGAFIDGQWVPGNTWVSVANLAASRSPTYWRDPERFTPERWLGDAKYESDVREASAPFSIGTRNCIGLNLANANMRIILARLLWNFDFEAQPDNIDPHELDEYGIWETKPLNLKIKERVQTT; encoded by the exons ATGGCAGCCCGGCTGCTATCTTCAGTATCTTTAACTGATGTCGTTCTGCTACTCTCTAGTGTG TGGATTGCCGTTCATCTTGTGCTGGCAGCCTACAATGTGTATCTCCACCCGCTACGACGCTACCCTGGCCCCAAACTGGCCGCGGCGTCACAATTGCTTAACGTGTATCATGTTCTGAAGGGGGATAATTGCAAATGGACGGCGCAGCTGCATGAGAAATATGGCACTGTGGTGCGCATCGGCCCCAATGAGCTGTCGTATATCTCCCCATCGGCCAACCAGACCATCTTTGGGGGGCGACCCAAGGAAGATAAGGTGTTTGAAAAGAATCCGGTGGCCTATCTGCAGGGAAATGGGGATATCAGTAATATTTTCTTCGCTCGATTTCACGATCATAATCGGCTACGCAAGCTCATGGCCCCGGCCTTTTCCGAAACGGCGGTGCGGGAGCAAGAGGCCACCATCCAGGGCTATACCAACCAGCTGATCGCAGCCCTCCGCAATCGCTCTGGCCAGGCAGCGTACCCTGATGCGAAAGGTGTAGTCAATATCATTCCCTGGTTGCACTTTATCCTCTTCGATGTTCTGACCCGCCTGTCCTTTGGCGATCCTATCGGCTGTCTCGACCGAGCCGATTATCATCCCTGGGTATCGGTCATCTTCAAGGCTATCATCCATTCCACATATACGCAGGCTGCCCACCGGCTGGCTCCCTACCAATGGATCCTGAAACACTTTATCCCCAACGACATGACCGCGAACTACGAGGCTCATTTGGAATTCACCCGCAAACAACTGGACCAGCGGCAACAGGTAAAGGAAGAGCCCGTCGCCCGCGCCgatttctcctccttcatgCTCAAGGGCATGAGTCCCGATGAACTGTTCGACAATGTCAATATTGTCATTACCGCCGGAGGAGAAACCACCGCCTCCACCATCTCTTCGTCCCTCTACTACCTCGTCCACAACCCTTCTTCCTATGAGCGTTTGACCAAGGAGATCCGGGACACCTTCTCCGCAGAGGGTGAAATTACCTTGGCCGCCGTTGCTGCACTACCGTACCTCAAGGCAGTCATTCAGGAAGCGATGAGAATACACCCCCCTGTCCCCATAGGGTTGTTCCGAGTAGCGCCAGCAGCGGGGGCATTCATTGACGGCCAATGGGTTCCAGGAAAT ACATGGGTATCCGTGGCCAACCTTGCAGCCTCACGATCCCCCACGTATTGGCGCGATCCTGAGCGATTTACTCCGGAACGCTGGCTAGGCGATGCCAAATACGAGTCGGATGTCCGGGAGGCCTCGGCGCCGTTTTCCATCGGAACGCGCAACTGCATTGGACTGAA cCTGGCAAATGCCAACATGCGCATCATATTAGCGCGACTCCTGTGGAATTTCGACTTCGAGGCTCAGCCGGACAATATCGACCCGCATGAATTGGACGAATATGGTATCTGGGAAACTAAGCCTCTGAATCTAAAGATAAAGGAGCGTGTACAGACTACTTGA
- a CDS encoding NmrA-like family protein, which yields MTVTATERIVTVFGTGNQAGAVARALLADKTSQFKVRAISRHPDSASSRTLSALGVQVVKADGWNLEELTRAFADTWAAFVNTNSDDPLFLQKGDGPTEFDLGKNIIDSLVAAKVQHLVYSCFASSVEQTKGKLFIKPMEMKYQALKYARETGHFATTCGIYAAWYYEQFLDKATADVFGGFPTTPDEEGYITFRAPLWGDDEHPSFVSITHDFGDMVHGILLEPEQWDGKSVPAASDVMTFEQLAQTLQNATGRKSRYIPLPSWEDFGRGIPELDDHKLLFAFTQATGGRYFGDVPTETKTALRLKRRAAEAQGKSGNEANLLSMEEWFKTNFA from the exons atgacTGTAACTGCAACTGAAAGAATTGTCACCGTCTTTGGCACAGGCAACCAAGCCGGCGCCGTGGCCCGGGCCCTGCTGGCGGATAAGACCAGCCAGTTCAAAGTCCGCGCCATTAGTCGTCATCCAGACTCGGCCTCTAGTAGAACACTATCCGCACTCGGGGTGCAAGTTGTCAAGGCAGATGGGTGGAATCTCGAGGAGTTGACCAGGGCGTTCGCGGACACTTGGGCGGCGTTCGTCAACACGAATTCTGATGACCCG CTCTTCCTCCAAAAAGGTGACGGCCCCACGGAGTTCGATCTCGGGAAAAATATCATAGACAGCCTGGTTGCCGCCAAAGTGCAGCATCTTGTCTATAGCTGCTTCGCCTCGTCTGTGGAGCAGACCAAAGGCAAGCTGTTTATCAAGCCCATGGAAA TGAAATACCAAGCACTCAAGTACGCCCGAGAGACTGGCCACTTTGCCACTACCTGTGGCATATACGCCGCGTGGTACTATGAGCAGTTCCTCGACAAAGCCACCGCGGATGTGTTCGGGGGGTTTCCCACTACTCCCGACGAAGAGGGTTATATTACCTTCCGGGCCCCGCTCTGGGGCGACGACGAGCACCCATCCTTCGTGAGTATCACGCATGACTTTGGGGATATGGTGCACGGCATTCTTCTCGAACCTGAGCAGTGGGATGGCAAATCTGTTCCTGCCGCTAGCGATGTGATGACGTTCGAGCAGCTGGCGCAGACCCTGCAAAATG CTACGGGTCGAAAGTCGAGGTATATTCCACTTCCCTCCTGGGAAGACTTTGGTCGAGGCATCCCTGAATTGGATGATCATAAGCTCTTGTTTGCCTTTACGCAAGCAACTGGGGGACGCTATTTTGGCGATGTGCCCACAGAGACCAAGACAGCCTTAAGGCTCAAGAGACGGGCGGCAGAAGCGCAAGGAAAGTCTGGCAACGAGGCCAACTTGTTGAGTATGGAGGAGTGGTTCAAGACAAACTTTGCGTAG
- a CDS encoding putative MFS toxin efflux pump produces the protein MDPCHEKSDSRGSTAFSTNVTNSIGEQNEPSENDGNERAEERTEQHRPALRLVAIMFGLSFAVFCMALDNTIMATAIPKITDQFHSAQDIGWYGSSYLLTNSCLTISFGKLYTLYPVKWIYLVALALFEIGSLVCGFTPNSVGLIIGRAITGLGSAGLFSGAITVISQSMPLQRRLLCISVIMCLFGVADVAGPLIGGVFTDYLTWRWCFYINLPFGGLTALAIVFLLEAQQPVKQAGGIKCLLSHLDLVGLLFLFPAVICLLLVLSWGGADYPWDDRRIIGLIVGFTALILVFIVVQWWKQDKATVPPRLIKKRDIWGTSIFSFCITGAMMAFTYHLPIWFQSVKGVSATKSGLMSIPTILGMTICSLLSAVLVGKIGFYTPFMYAAPVLSVIGAGLLSTLKVDSGPAQWIGYQIPFGIGLGIGLSQPMVVVQAVLEPDDIPLAIAITAFMESLGGSVAISVAQSVFRSQLVKNMALEAPQANAHGNITTAMTTLRDTVPPEMLSGVLRAYNLAITQALYVGVALSSLAIVGALPIRWTSVNEKKTEGCP, from the exons ATGGATCCCTGCCACGAGAAATCCGATTCACGAGGTTCGACCGCATTCTCGACGAACGTCACAAATAGCATCGGGGAACAAAACGAGCCGAGCGAAAATGATGGCAACGAGAGAGCTGAGGAAAGGACAGAACAACATCGACCGGCATTGAGGCTTGTTGCTATAATGTTCGGATTAAGCTTTGCTGTCTTCTGTATGGCGTTG gACAACACGATTATGGCCACCGCAATTCCGAAGATCACCGATCAATTCCATTCTGCGCAGGACATTGGCTGGTATGGGAGTAGTTATCTCTTGACCAATTCCTGTTTAACCATTTCGTTCGGGAAGCTCTATACCTTGTACCCTGTTAAATGGATCTATCTCGTTGCCCTCGCGCTCTTTGAGATAGGATCATTGGTTTGCGGCTTCACCCCAAACTCGGTGGGCTTAATCATTGGGCGTGCGATCACCGGTTTGGGCTCCGCGGGATTGTTTTCGGGGGCAATAACTGTAATTTCTCAAAGCATGCCTCTGCAGCGAAGGCTGCTATGTATTTCCGTCATCATGTGCCTTTTTGGCGTTGCCGATGTAGCTGGTCCTCTGATTGGCGGTGTGTTCACTGATTATCTTACTTGGAGATGGTGCTTCTATATCAATCTTCCCTTTGGTGGACTGACGGCATTGGCCATCGTTTTCCTTCTCGAGGCACAACAGCCCGTTAAACAAGCAGGAGGGATCAAGTGTCTTCTATCGCATCTCGATCTGGTTGGTCtactcttcctttttccagCTGTCATATGCCTTTTGCTGGTACTGTCGTGGGGGGGTGCAGATTATCCTTGGGATGACCGGCGCATCATCGGCCTGATTGTGGGATTTACCGCCTTGATTTTGGTATTTATTGTTGTCCAGTGGTGGAAACAGGACAAGGCTACAGTACCTCCTCGGTTGATCAAGAAACGGGATATCTGGGGCACCTCAATATTCAGCTTTTGTATAACTGGTGCAATGATGGCTTTTACTTACCAT CTTCCTATATGGTTTCAGAGTGTCAAGGGTGTTTCCGCGACAAAGTCTGGTCTGATGAGTATCCCTACAATTCTAGGGATGACAATTTGTTCTCTCCTTTCCGCCGTTTTGGTTGGTAAAATTGGGTTCTATACTCCATTCATGTATGCTGCCCCTGTTCTATCTGTCATCGGCGCTGGCCTACTTTCCACCTTGAAAGTCGATAGTGGGCCTGCGCAATGGATTGGCTACCAGATCCCTTTTGGAATTGGACTAGGGATAGGGCTATCGCAACCTATGGTCGTTGTTCAGGCTGTACTCGAGCCAGATGATATACCCCTTGCCATCGCAATCACCGCTTTTATGGAGTCGCTTGGGGGATCGGTTGCTATATCAGTGGCACAGAGTGTCTTCCGGAGCCAACTAGTGAAGAATATGGCCTTGGAAGCTCCCCAGGCCAACGCACATGGAAATATTACCACTGCAATGACCACACTTCGGGATACTGTGCCGCCAGAAATGCTGAGCGGGGTATTGAGAGCCTATAACTTAGCTATCACCCAGGCGTTGTATGTTGGAGTTGCTCTTTCGTCACTAGCAATCGTGGGGGCTTTGCCAATTCGGTGGACTTCAgtgaatgagaagaagacggaggGCTGTCCATGA
- a CDS encoding S-adenosyl-L-methionine-dependent methyltransferase, which produces MTLTKEDLEFLQYSSDETEMEGWHRVGKLLADGKLNWAPIHEPRAVLDVGCGTGTWTKDFAARQPTSQCLGIDLDVPDETQFTPNCRFRSIDVESDWGYVEEFDYIYIRGLAACIIDWPGLFRQCWKALRPGGYMEISDFGYSSKSETDSLDRTSGLLRWEQLINEAGDRSPRKVAIASAFLGLMREAGFSDITELIKQVPYSGWSTNPLARKIGQLSNPLHKLGLKNLGLAVLCSVSGMSPADVDREFDAACADMDNPDRQCWMPLHIVYGQKPE; this is translated from the exons ATGACGCTCACCAAG GAGGACT TGGAGTTTCTCCAATACAGT AGTGATGAAACAGAAATGG AGGGCTGGCACCGGGTGGGTAAATTATTGGCCGATGGGAAGCTGAATTGGGCTCCCATCCATGAGCCTCGAGCAGTTCTCGATGTTGGATGTGGTACTGGGACCTGGACGAAAGACTTTG CCGCAAGACAACCAACCAGCCAG TGCCTAGGTATAGACCTTGACGTCCCCGACGAAACTCA ATTTACCCCGAACTGTCGCTTTCGGAGCATCGACGTCGAGAGTGACTGGGGATATGTCGAGGAATTCGACTACATCTACATCCGCGGATTGGCCGCGTGCATTATCGATTGGCCAGGTCTTTTCAGACAATGCTGGAA AGCGCTGCGCCCCGGAGGCTATATGGAAATCAGTGATTTTGGATACTCGTCCAAGTCCGAAACCGACTCGCTCGACCGAACCTCCGGGCTCCTGAGGTGGGAACAGCTGATCAACGAGGCGGGCGACCGCAGCCCGCGCAAAGTGGCCATAGCATCAGCCTTCCTTGGGTTAATGCGCGAGGCTGGTTTCTCCGACATCACGGAGCTCATCAAGCAGGTCCCGTACAGTGGATGGTCAACCAATCCCCTTGCCCGGAAAATCGGTCAGCTAAGCAACCCTCTTCATAAGCTGGGGCTGAAGAACCTGGGGCTTGCGGTTCTATGCAGCGTCTCTGGAATGTCCCCGGCGGATGTGGACAGGGAATTCGATGCGGCTTGCGCGGATATGGATAACCCTGATCGCCAGTGTTGGATGCCTTT ACATATTGTGTACGGGCAGAAGCCAGAATGA
- a CDS encoding putative NADH-dependent flavin oxidoreductase, with translation MSKLFTPLQVGFCQLKHRVIMAPLTRFRADDNNVPLPIAKEYYSQRASVPGTLIIAEATYISLAAGGYPNVPGIWSPEQIARWKEITDAVHAQGSYIFLQLWALGRVGDADTLKQDGFDLISSSAVPVDAGEPVPRAMTEEEIKQYIALYAQAARNAVMAGFDGVELHGGNGYLVDQFTQDTCNRRTDSWGGSIPNRSRFAVEVTRAMVQAIGSERVAVKLTPWNDQQGMKMKDMEQQFLHLITSLKELKLAYLHLTNPRVSVDEDVPLQGPPDGHPLEDNAGFVKAWGETSPVFLGGGYTPQSAKHTLDVDYPLNEIGAVFGRLFISNPDLPLRLRDGLPFTPYDRDSFYTPLSPIGYSDYPFSDQAVDLIPVRV, from the coding sequence ATGTCGAAGCTCTTCACTCCTTTGCAGGTTGGATTCTGCCAACTTAAGCACCGAGTCATTATGGCCCCGTTGACTCGCTTCCGCGCGGACGATAATAATGTCCCTCTTCCGATTGCCAAAGAGTACTATTCTCAGCGCGCCTCAGTTCCCGGGACGTTGATCATTGCCGAAGCCACCTACATTTCCCTAGCGGCAGGTGGGTACCCAAATGTGCCCGGGATCTGGTCCCCTGAACAGATAGCTCGGTGGAAGGAGATCACCGATGCGGTGCACGCTCAAGGCTCCTACATCTTTCTCCAGCTATGGGCCCTAGGTCGGGTGGGCGATGCAGATACACTCAAGCAGGATGGGTTCGACCTTATTTCTAGCAGCGCTGTACCTGTGGACGCGGGGGAGCCGGTCCCACGAGCAATGACTGAAGAGGAAATTAAGCAGTACATCGCCTTGTATGCCCAGGCGGCACGAAATGCAGTCATGGCTGGTTTTGATGGCGTCGAGCTTCACGGAGGGAACGGTTATCTGGTCGACCAGTTCACACAGGATACTTGTAACCGCCGGACCGATTCCTGGGGTGGAAGCATCCCGAACCGATCTCGCTTCGCAGTCGAGGTGACCAGGGCCATGGTTCAGGCTATCGGGAGTGAGCGGGTGGCAGTCAAGCTAACTCCATGGAACGACCAGCAAGGCATGAAAATGAAGGATATGGAGCAGCAGTTCCTGCACTTGATTACCAGCCTGAAGGAGCTGAAGCTGGCCTATCTTCATTTGACCAACCCTCGTGTTTCAGTCGATGAGGATGTCCCGCTGCAGGGCCCCCCTGACGGTCATCCGCTTGAGGACAATGCGGGCTTTGTGAAAGCCTGGGGTGAAACCAGCCCGGTGTTTCTGGGTGGAGGCTATACACCGCAATCGGCCAAACACACATTGGATGTCGACTACCCTTTAAACGAGATCGGGGCAGTCTTTGGACGACTATTCATCTCAAATCCTGATCTACCACTGCGTTTGAGGGATGGCCTTCCATTTACCCCCTATGACCGAGACAGCTTCTATACTCCACTGTCCCCAATTGGATATTCGGACTATCCCTTCAGCGACCAGGCAGTGGATCTAATCCCCGTTCGAGTGTAA